The following are from one region of the Capsicum annuum cultivar UCD-10X-F1 chromosome 1, UCD10Xv1.1, whole genome shotgun sequence genome:
- the LOC107850978 gene encoding LOW QUALITY PROTEIN: disease resistance protein At4g27190 (The sequence of the model RefSeq protein was modified relative to this genomic sequence to represent the inferred CDS: deleted 1 base in 1 codon), with amino-acid sequence MEIITTVVSTCVVEVGRFMCRCIYPKIENVVCFSSSIDNLRKEMAQLTEFRDDIEAKVEVAVREGYKPKSDVIKWIKDVHELEKEWESMQESITAAKSLTYKCCPSFSLRSDVATQARNIQDQLCKLKEIGEKFGSNMVVENYRMEKVEYIPVSSIEGQPAATRNLHKILQLLEDDKVCIIGVWGTGGVGKTTLVKNLNNELLKNVPSSKLSFGVVIWVTVPKPPIDVRKIQEQIASRLNVKVDKEGSDKSIAGKIYRRLNEEKSFLLILDDVWEAIDLVDVGVPLPEGPARSKVIITSRSLEVCRQMKTDTEMNIFTLKEDESWQLFVKNAGDVVNLEYIQPLAKKIARECDGLPLAITVIGTSMRGKTRVELWQDDLKSLRMSEPHDKDVEKKVYKVIKWSFDSLESQVIELSSEQRSKHLNKKRGDIQSCFLYCSLYPAAIRIDGLIHCWWAEGFLGEHDTYEQAYNRGITYIERLKDACLLEAHRLNSVKMHDVVRDVARWIASTFGDEHTSVFQAGIGLTEISLIKIPASVKRISLVSNKIECLPDCFTKCPMTTSLLLQGNEPLEKIPHEFFLEFPALRVVNLSQTGIRELPSSINSLCQLRALILQSCSKLNELPPVANLHNLEVLDCEYTELRCLPQGMDNLTNLRLLNMPVANMKSINKGFFLKFPRIEMLNMPHSCLGVTSFDEISSLHNLTYLCIRVDSSSFFNRDYTWMTRLKGFLIEVGETPIYVPYNKSIRAINVDECEIFSNGELSGMLQFASDLYLHDCMGLRKLIAYNTFNGLKLLKIYYCSCSFGPVEGGSGKFDALPNLEYLELHFVNNLKSVSDFGQYLGLTFSKLHQLNITYCPSLTCLFNYGGTCSVPEHLEEIIVDDCRQLVELFVQCSSSDQTTLVNSEIPRVLKLSLYKVPQLGTLGEPQSIWEHLEELRVSNCDRLRKLPLSVQTSENIKIMKGKSAWWSQLEWDDENFKSNLEHCYKER; translated from the exons ATGGAAATAATAACTACTGTTGTATCTACTTGTGTTGTTGAGGTGGGGAGGTTTATGTGTAGATGCATTTATCCTAAGATTGAAAATGTTGTTTGTTTCTCGTCAAGTATTGATAATCTGAGGAAGGAAATGGCGCAGCTAACAGAGTTTAGAGACGATATCGAAGCGAAGGTGGAAGTAGCGGTGCGAGAAGGCTATAAGCCAAAATCAGATGTTATCAAGTGGATCAAAGATGTTCACGAGCTGGAGAAAGAATGGGAGTCTATGCAAGAAAGCATCACAGCGGCAAAGTCGCTTACATATAAATGCTGTCCAAGTTTCAGTCTTCGTTCGGATGTCGCCACTCAAGCACGGAACATCCAAGATCAACTTTGCAAGCTTAAAGAGATTGGAGAAAAGTTTGGATCCAATATGGTGGTAGAAAACTACCGGATGGAAAAAGTTGAGTACATCCCGGTATCATCGATAGAAGGCCAGCCAGCTGCAACAAGGAATCTCCACAAAATCCTCCAACTATTGGAAGATGATAAG GTATGCATCATCGGTGTGTGGGGTACCGGAGGAGTTGGGAAAACTACATTGGTGAAGAATCTGAACAACGAGCTCTTAAAGAATGTGCCAAGTTCCAAACTGTCTTTTGGCGTTGTGATATGGGTTACAGTGCCCAAACCACCAATAGACGTAAgaaagattcaagaacaaattgCCAGCAGATTAAACGTAAAGGTAGATAAAGAGGGAAGTGATAAAAGCATTGCCGGAAAAATCTATCGAAGGCTCAACGAAGAAAAGAGTTTCCTTCTCATACTAGATGATGTTTGGGAAGCTATAGATTTGGTTGATGTAGGTGTGCCCCTACCTGAAGGTCCCGCAAGAAGCAAGGTAATTATAACTTCTCGTTCTTTGGAGGTTTGTAGGCAAATGAAAACAGACACAGAAATGAACATATTCACACTGAAAGAGGATGAATCTTGGCAACTTTTTGTCAAAAATGCGGGAGATGTTGTCAATCTGGAGTATATTCAACCATTGGCAAAGAAAATTGCAAGAGAGTGTGATGGTTTGCCATTAGCAATCACTGTTATTGGGACGTCTATGAGAGGGAAGACAAGGGTTGAGCTCTGGCAAGATGATTTGAAATCACTTAGAATGTCCGAACCTCATGACAAAGATGTAGAGAAAAAAGTTTACAAGGTCATCAAGTGGAGTTTTGATTCTTTAGAATCTCAGGTTATTGAATTATCCTCAGAGCAAAGAAGCAAACATTTGAACAAAAAGAGAGGTGATATTCAAAGTTGTTTCTTATATTGCTCCTTATATCCAGCAGCTATTCGGATAGATGGTCTCATACATTGCTGGTGGGCAGAGGGTTTCCTCGGTGAACATGACACATATGAACAAGCCTACAACAGGGGAATCACATATATTGAGAGGCTAAAGGATGCCTGCTTGCTAGAAGCACATAGGTTAAATTCTGTGAAGATGCATGATGTGGTTCGTGATGTTGCTAGATGGATAGCTAGTACCTTTGGGGATGAACAC ACTTCTGTTTTTCAAGCTGGAATTGGGTTGACTGAGATATCACTTATTAAAATACCAGCTTCTGTAAAGAGAATATCTTTGGTAAGCAACAAAATTGAATGTCTACCTGATTGCTTCACGAAATGTCCAATGACAACATCTTTACTTTTGCAAGGCAATGAACCCCTGGAGAAAATACCCCACGAATTCTTTTTGGAATTTCCAGCTCTAAGAGTTGTGAATCTGAGTCAAACTGGTATTAGAGAACTGCCTTCTTCCATCAATAGTCTATGTCAACTACGTGCTCTAATACTACAAAGTTGCTCTAAGTTGAACGAGTTACCACCTGTTGCTAATCTTCACAATTTGGAAGTGCTCGATTGTGAATATACAGAGTTACGTTGTCTGCCGCAAGGAATGGACAATTTGACAAATCTGAGGCTATTAAATATGCCTGTTGCTAATATGAAGAGCATCAACAAAGGATTTTTCCTCAAATTTCCTAGGATTGAAATGTTAAATATGCCACATAGCTGTCTTGGAGTGACCTCTTTTGATGAGATATCATCTCTACACAATCTGACTTATCTTTGTATTAGAGTGGATAGCTCATCATTTTTCAATAGAGATTACACCTGGATGACTAGATTGAAAGGATTTCTCATTGAAGTTGGGGAAACTCCAATTTATGTGCCATACAACAAGTCAATAAGGGCGATAAATGTCGACGAATGTGAAATTTTCAGTAACGGAGAGCTCTCAGGCATGTTGCAGTTTGCTTCAGATTTGTACTTGCACGACTGCATGGGTCTCAGGAAGTTGATTGCATACAACACTTTTAATGgattaaaattactaaaaatatactACTGTTCTTGTTCTTTCGGACCAGTGGAAGGAGGAAGTGGAAAATTTGACGCTTTGCCAAATCTGGAATATCTCGAGCTCCATTTCGTAAATAATTTAAAGAGTGTTTCTGATTTCGGTCAATATTTGGGTCTAACATTTTCTAAATTACACCAACTGAATATCACTTATTGTCCCAGTTTAACATGTCTTTTCAACTATGGTGGAACTTGTTCTGTACCCGAGCACTTGGAAGAAATTATAGTTGACGATTGCCGTCAGCTGGTAGAGTTGTTTGTGCAATGCAGCTCAAGTGATCAGACAACACTTGTCAACTCAGAAATTCCAAGAGTTCTGAAGTTAAGTTTGTACAAAGTTCCCCAACTAGGAACATTGGGGGAGCCACAGAGTATATGGGAACACTTGGAGGAACTCAGAGTGAGCAATTGTGACAGATTAAGGAAGTTGCCTCTCTCTGTTCAAACCTcggaaaacatcaaaataatgaaaggaaaATCAGCATGGTGGAGCCAGCTGGAATGGGATGATGAAAACTTCAAGTCAAATTTAGAGCATTGTTACAAAGAAAGGTAA